In a single window of the Haloprofundus halobius genome:
- a CDS encoding DNA helicase UvrD — protein sequence MSEVQHFDGTLLTVPFGTGELRSTVIQQYQVLLKSYNPEDILVITGSPTSMKTFREELKDTVPGSAVPRVTSLVVQATDIVNQTDDRAILSDAMRRELVHRFLEDQEWDSEHFQRAAKQPSFLSDIAQLMETATWQDISFEKTSELIEVAELVEEFHDWLDEHDHLERGQLITEANAALSETEKRDDVVDVEAILAVEFEEFLPLDRRYLATVADGLELVCVAEENASVRRTWIEPGPITDYVSFSRTESTARTAPPSRPAATGAYLANEIVHEDPEAGEVNVIPTETADEQIRKVADEIERLRDRENWDYEDFAVALKQSGSAVIETLRAFQQTGIPTESSTVTGFGDDPAIRELLQVVRYLAADDDGARTELLEASVLDESILASIEQMEGLSSPLRRWATESNMKVRIAEETSPLNVRAQFGNVQRAFAMAEFVEDTSFIETTWKSFATMLERAHEYAPQQNQTSSTELDGGVRVDHLQAIKNGSFRVVFLLDIVDEEYPGFPSLTRLFPQERLSEMPDYPGVTQVGAEDVTDTFPTSSTASSRSFRRYHAEHARRRLAIGATAAGDRLYFCLYNHKDTALEERAQPSRFLTDAYRQLPWVKEATESEIRSERRAEEYLLSRVDNALADVRRSHSQDVTVSLDEVEAELSEIQHLLSESGSRGEQLRDALQARIEFAAGGVRRD from the coding sequence GTGTCTGAGGTCCAGCACTTCGATGGGACACTCCTTACTGTTCCATTTGGCACCGGAGAGCTCAGGTCAACAGTAATTCAGCAATATCAGGTGTTGCTCAAGTCATATAATCCAGAAGATATCCTTGTCATCACTGGCTCTCCGACGAGCATGAAGACGTTTCGGGAGGAACTCAAAGACACAGTACCTGGATCAGCTGTCCCACGAGTAACGTCCTTGGTCGTGCAAGCGACCGATATTGTGAACCAGACCGATGACCGGGCGATTCTCTCAGACGCAATGCGTCGCGAGCTCGTCCATCGGTTCCTCGAAGATCAAGAGTGGGACAGCGAGCATTTCCAGCGTGCAGCCAAGCAACCCTCCTTTCTGAGCGATATTGCCCAGCTCATGGAAACTGCCACATGGCAGGATATCTCCTTCGAGAAGACGTCCGAGCTAATCGAAGTCGCAGAGCTCGTTGAGGAATTCCACGACTGGCTCGACGAACACGACCACCTCGAACGCGGCCAACTAATCACTGAGGCGAATGCTGCGCTGTCGGAGACCGAGAAACGAGATGACGTAGTCGATGTGGAGGCGATCCTCGCCGTCGAGTTCGAGGAGTTCCTACCGCTCGACCGTCGTTATCTCGCTACCGTAGCGGATGGGCTGGAACTGGTATGTGTAGCAGAAGAGAACGCAAGTGTTCGGCGTACATGGATCGAGCCGGGACCAATTACTGACTACGTCTCATTTTCGAGGACAGAGTCTACCGCTAGGACAGCGCCCCCATCTCGACCGGCGGCGACAGGCGCATATCTAGCGAATGAAATCGTTCACGAAGATCCTGAGGCGGGAGAGGTGAACGTCATCCCGACAGAAACCGCCGACGAACAGATTAGGAAAGTCGCCGATGAAATCGAGCGGCTTCGAGATCGAGAGAACTGGGATTACGAGGATTTCGCCGTCGCACTGAAGCAGAGCGGTTCTGCAGTAATCGAGACGCTTCGTGCCTTCCAGCAGACAGGGATTCCGACAGAGTCCTCGACTGTCACGGGGTTCGGCGATGACCCCGCTATTCGAGAGCTACTGCAAGTCGTTCGTTATCTGGCGGCCGATGATGACGGTGCTCGAACAGAGCTGCTGGAAGCCTCGGTCTTAGACGAATCGATTCTGGCCTCTATCGAGCAGATGGAGGGCCTCTCGAGTCCGCTCCGACGGTGGGCGACCGAGTCAAATATGAAGGTTCGAATTGCTGAGGAGACGTCTCCACTGAACGTTCGTGCTCAATTTGGGAACGTTCAGCGGGCGTTCGCGATGGCAGAGTTCGTAGAAGACACGTCGTTCATTGAAACGACCTGGAAGTCATTCGCGACGATGCTTGAACGGGCCCACGAGTATGCCCCTCAACAGAACCAAACAAGTTCGACCGAACTTGACGGAGGTGTCCGAGTCGATCACTTACAGGCGATTAAAAACGGGTCCTTCCGAGTAGTCTTCTTGCTGGACATCGTCGACGAAGAGTATCCTGGATTTCCTTCCCTGACTCGGTTGTTTCCCCAGGAACGCCTCTCTGAGATGCCGGACTATCCGGGCGTAACACAGGTCGGGGCAGAAGATGTCACTGACACCTTCCCAACCTCCTCGACTGCGTCAAGCCGCTCGTTCCGACGATACCATGCAGAGCATGCACGGCGGCGGCTCGCCATCGGAGCAACTGCTGCTGGCGACCGGCTGTACTTCTGTCTGTACAATCACAAAGACACCGCACTGGAAGAGCGTGCTCAGCCGTCGCGGTTTCTCACGGACGCGTACCGGCAGTTGCCGTGGGTGAAAGAAGCGACAGAATCAGAAATCAGGAGCGAGCGAAGAGCGGAAGAATATCTGCTCTCTCGGGTCGACAACGCCCTTGCAGACGTCCGTCGCTCTCACAGCCAGGATGTGACGGTCTCTCTCGACGAGGTCGAAGCTGAGCTTTCGGAGATTCAGCACCTCCTCAGTGAAAGCGGGAGCCGTGGCGAGCAGCTTCGGGATGCGCTGCAAGCACGTATCGAGTTCGCCGCTGGAGGGGTTCGACGTGACTGA
- a CDS encoding PD-(D/E)XK nuclease family protein: MRCKHVSSSPLEGFDVTDVTFLSPSRLATYADCQRKFDYEYVQKVNAPEKTRLYLNQGRAYHGTIEVVCEATSPEDDAQIIYDRAVEAFPEQWREHISPDEYASNAHQEYQRLENLEAIKTFFDPDGGHGIDHARQSVATEKWLDCVENGLGLRGRADNILRTDEGIHVIDYKRKLRDVITSNTASVLEDHLDGTDHDPKRVKNVFQAATYIEGVKQSDLYEDGMKIRFSFYGLLNHTSFESTPDGYEISVRGYPRDTTDIYEEYHDTIWNLLQRAHEGITSGSHNPDPFPLIHDEACPDCKYREMCTESLAEGVKR, translated from the coding sequence ATGCGCTGCAAGCACGTATCGAGTTCGCCGCTGGAGGGGTTCGACGTGACTGACGTTACCTTCCTCTCACCGTCGCGCCTCGCGACCTACGCGGACTGCCAGCGGAAGTTCGATTATGAGTACGTACAGAAGGTCAACGCCCCAGAGAAGACACGGTTGTACCTGAACCAGGGGCGGGCCTATCACGGAACGATCGAGGTAGTCTGCGAAGCAACTAGCCCAGAAGATGACGCCCAGATCATCTACGATCGGGCAGTAGAGGCATTCCCTGAGCAATGGAGAGAACATATCTCTCCGGACGAGTACGCATCAAACGCTCACCAGGAATACCAGCGCCTCGAAAATCTAGAGGCAATCAAGACCTTCTTTGACCCTGATGGTGGCCACGGCATCGATCACGCTCGTCAATCCGTTGCGACGGAGAAGTGGCTCGATTGCGTCGAGAACGGCCTCGGATTGCGCGGGAGAGCCGATAATATTCTTCGGACGGACGAAGGGATCCACGTCATCGATTACAAGCGGAAGCTCAGGGACGTAATTACGTCCAATACTGCTAGCGTCCTTGAGGACCACCTAGACGGAACGGATCACGACCCGAAGAGAGTCAAGAACGTATTCCAGGCGGCCACATACATCGAGGGCGTCAAACAATCTGATCTCTACGAGGACGGGATGAAGATTCGATTCAGTTTCTACGGTCTCCTGAATCACACGTCGTTCGAAAGTACACCAGACGGATATGAAATCTCTGTACGAGGCTATCCACGCGATACCACGGACATCTACGAAGAGTATCATGACACGATATGGAATCTCCTACAACGTGCACACGAAGGGATCACGAGCGGCTCTCACAACCCAGATCCGTTCCCACTCATTCACGATGAGGCCTGTCCCGACTGCAAGTACCGAGAGATGTGCACAGAATCTCTCGCAGAGGGGGTGAAGCGATGA
- a CDS encoding ATP-dependent helicase: protein MSDDMPDWLPTIEDDKDPKPQQRTIIESERYPMRVLAGAGTGKTFTMVRKIENLIDEHGVSPDRILALTFTNNAADSMREKLNAKLGPAGYDVDAYTYHSICNEILTDYAYDAGLDPDFEIATDAEKYVIVLDVLDEIDYRAVKPNVYGPDSYVSGVASKLLSFIGSMKRSGISPAEIEEYLGSPEQVYELDAVPDRVEEIASDHLGGRSVSTVLDGIPDTRADLVAERDTLRDEGLEASIKDFLDRLVDLCDALEIAFEEHEAGERSLPEDAHKLPKYLLGGYSSAPSGIPNDLKLELTDYLRNALDECKTALDLNTGYEAYERELDRRNLLDFDGLVVKTVELLETDVGEGLGDRWDYVFCDEFQDTDRLQFDLITSLVSEDRLFVVGDDDQAIYEWRGANVANITDELDDVFGPDLEDEPLEQNFRSRQPILDLANEALERLADRRSTKTLTRVDEPDFDGDTVAVVEEADDEDDRAEQLVTVTRNLLSGDAEALGRAYDPGEIALLVRNNDHATPILEGFDEAGIPYQVAGDLSTESIGVGTVVAYLKALARPEEDDVSWNRILTMRYRLTDADLRRVNSHDDGTYAGICNQPLEVFDEPDRIQEVREHISRLLKLRETASLSHLYRELKRLTNIDWYLSEQERRDLAQLDEIIDQYGNDAVQPPLTPQFIDSLQHYDSLLEESGSAPTSQPELADDAVNVMTIHKSKGLDFPVVLMPRLTADEWEPGSRTYDTFESALSEGPESVFDKDLVAQDANEARRILHVGITRAEEILVLHGSREENDTDDERPVHDAVESILPESVPWRPSNGHLPIWRDLQECLPSNHADWTASLASTVVGDVSGQVTYGSENLSASDGRDRVITFGNKLIEGSIEREPENRRFSIDALTGPMTPNPALQHSYTSLEAYEECPRQHFLDYVVNGFSDYRENGYGGDGISQRIVGLLFHDTAEIAAKEQAAERAEWYAICERLAGQRRATDELPVAKECIDRYFDLDLSGWEIVDAEREFQLEVDGHELVGFIDAVYRTPDGELVVIDYKATERHRNIDENKQLPLYLLACRDLYEEPITRAGYAYVGDIGPKVEARSFDEGELDSVRAAVSTTMDRITETSFSGYETGEHCRWCQHSSLPCGDEWRQEDGGR from the coding sequence ATGAGCGACGACATGCCTGATTGGCTCCCAACCATCGAAGACGATAAGGATCCGAAGCCACAGCAGCGGACGATCATCGAGTCGGAGCGGTATCCCATGCGGGTCCTCGCAGGTGCGGGGACCGGAAAGACGTTCACGATGGTCCGGAAAATCGAGAACCTCATTGACGAACACGGAGTTTCTCCGGATCGGATTCTCGCGTTGACCTTCACCAACAACGCCGCTGATTCGATGCGTGAGAAACTCAACGCAAAACTCGGACCCGCAGGGTATGACGTCGACGCGTATACGTACCACTCTATCTGCAACGAGATACTGACGGACTATGCCTATGATGCGGGATTAGATCCAGACTTCGAGATCGCAACGGATGCTGAAAAGTACGTCATCGTGCTCGATGTCCTCGACGAAATCGACTACCGTGCCGTCAAACCCAACGTCTACGGCCCAGATTCATACGTGAGCGGCGTCGCATCGAAACTCCTCTCCTTTATCGGGTCGATGAAGCGAAGTGGGATTTCGCCCGCAGAGATCGAGGAGTATCTCGGGTCACCGGAACAAGTCTATGAGCTCGATGCTGTGCCAGACCGTGTTGAGGAGATTGCAAGTGACCATCTTGGAGGTCGTTCAGTTTCGACCGTTCTCGACGGCATCCCGGATACACGAGCCGACCTCGTCGCAGAACGGGATACCCTCCGCGATGAAGGATTAGAGGCAAGCATCAAAGACTTTCTCGACCGACTCGTTGACCTCTGTGACGCACTCGAAATAGCGTTTGAGGAGCATGAGGCTGGTGAGCGGTCGCTTCCCGAGGATGCACACAAGCTGCCGAAATATCTCCTTGGAGGGTACAGTAGTGCTCCGAGCGGGATACCAAACGACCTGAAGCTCGAACTGACAGACTACCTCCGAAACGCTCTCGACGAGTGCAAAACTGCCCTGGATTTGAACACAGGGTATGAGGCATACGAGCGAGAGCTCGACCGTCGAAATCTGCTCGACTTCGATGGTCTCGTGGTCAAGACAGTAGAGCTGCTCGAGACTGACGTCGGAGAGGGTCTGGGCGACCGATGGGACTACGTTTTCTGTGACGAGTTCCAGGACACTGATCGTCTCCAGTTCGACCTCATTACGTCCCTTGTCTCAGAGGATCGCCTATTTGTCGTGGGCGATGACGACCAAGCAATCTACGAATGGCGCGGCGCGAACGTCGCGAACATCACTGACGAACTCGACGACGTCTTCGGGCCCGATCTGGAAGACGAACCGCTAGAACAGAACTTCCGGTCACGTCAGCCTATTCTCGACCTCGCGAATGAAGCACTAGAGCGGTTAGCGGATCGGCGGAGTACCAAAACGCTCACGCGTGTCGACGAACCCGATTTCGACGGAGACACGGTCGCGGTCGTTGAGGAAGCCGACGACGAAGACGACCGAGCTGAACAGTTGGTGACTGTCACCCGAAATCTTCTGAGTGGCGATGCAGAAGCACTAGGCCGGGCATACGATCCAGGGGAGATAGCACTCCTCGTTCGGAATAATGACCACGCAACCCCAATTCTCGAAGGGTTCGACGAGGCAGGAATACCCTATCAGGTTGCGGGAGACCTCTCCACGGAATCAATCGGGGTCGGCACCGTCGTTGCTTATCTAAAGGCGCTGGCTCGTCCCGAAGAAGACGACGTAAGCTGGAACCGGATACTGACGATGCGTTACCGTCTCACCGATGCTGATCTGCGTCGTGTCAATAGCCACGATGACGGTACATATGCTGGGATATGCAACCAACCCCTCGAAGTATTCGATGAGCCCGACCGTATTCAGGAAGTACGAGAACACATTTCTCGCCTTCTCAAACTACGTGAAACAGCCTCCCTCAGCCACCTTTACCGGGAACTCAAACGCCTAACCAACATCGACTGGTACCTCAGTGAGCAAGAGCGTCGTGACCTGGCGCAGCTGGACGAGATTATCGACCAGTATGGAAACGACGCTGTACAGCCCCCACTCACGCCGCAATTCATCGATTCGCTGCAGCATTATGACTCGCTCCTCGAGGAGAGCGGGTCGGCACCGACAAGTCAGCCAGAACTGGCCGACGACGCGGTCAACGTCATGACCATTCACAAGAGTAAGGGACTCGACTTTCCCGTGGTTCTGATGCCCCGGTTGACCGCTGACGAGTGGGAACCAGGGTCACGAACCTACGATACATTCGAGTCAGCACTGTCTGAAGGTCCAGAATCAGTGTTCGACAAAGATCTCGTCGCTCAAGATGCCAACGAGGCCCGCAGAATACTTCACGTGGGGATCACTCGTGCCGAAGAGATACTCGTACTCCACGGAAGCAGAGAGGAAAACGACACAGACGACGAAAGGCCCGTACACGATGCTGTCGAGAGCATCCTTCCAGAATCCGTTCCCTGGCGGCCAAGTAACGGTCACCTCCCGATCTGGCGCGATTTACAGGAGTGTCTTCCATCGAACCATGCTGATTGGACAGCCTCTCTCGCGAGCACAGTAGTTGGGGACGTCTCTGGACAAGTGACGTACGGCTCTGAGAACCTCTCAGCATCAGACGGACGAGACCGCGTGATCACATTCGGAAACAAGCTCATAGAAGGCTCAATAGAGAGAGAACCTGAGAACCGACGATTTTCAATTGATGCCCTGACTGGGCCAATGACCCCAAACCCGGCACTCCAGCACAGTTATACCTCACTTGAGGCCTACGAGGAGTGCCCCCGACAGCACTTCCTGGACTACGTCGTCAACGGGTTCTCCGACTACCGTGAGAACGGCTATGGCGGAGACGGTATCTCACAGCGGATAGTCGGGCTTCTGTTTCACGATACCGCAGAAATCGCTGCGAAGGAACAGGCAGCAGAGCGAGCAGAATGGTACGCTATTTGTGAGCGGCTGGCCGGACAACGGCGTGCCACGGATGAATTACCGGTCGCGAAGGAATGCATCGACCGGTATTTCGACCTCGATCTAAGCGGCTGGGAAATCGTCGATGCTGAACGAGAGTTCCAGCTAGAAGTGGATGGCCACGAACTCGTCGGGTTTATCGACGCCGTCTATCGGACCCCGGACGGTGAGTTGGTCGTCATCGACTACAAAGCCACCGAGCGTCACCGAAACATTGACGAGAACAAGCAGCTGCCACTGTACCTGCTCGCCTGTCGTGACCTCTACGAGGAACCGATTACCCGCGCGGGATACGCCTATGTCGGCGATATCGGTCCAAAAGTCGAGGCCCGTTCGTTCGATGAGGGTGAACTAGATTCAGTACGAGCAGCGGTGTCGACGACGATGGATCGAATCACAGAGACATCGTTCAGCGGGTACGAGACTGGGGAGCACTGTCGGTGGTGCCAGCACAGTTCCCTTCCCTGCGGGGACGAGTGGCGTCAAGAAGACGGAGGCCGCTAG